Proteins from a genomic interval of Hydrogenophaga sp. PAMC20947:
- a CDS encoding iron-containing alcohol dehydrogenase: protein MAQILYITNILIEFGALAQLAAECERTGIRRPLIVTDAGVKAAGLLAKTEAALPGVSFAVFADTPSNPTEAAVRAAVEVYRQGDCDGLIALGGGSAIDCAKGVAIASAHEGPLKTYATIEGGSPKITDRVPPLIAIPTTAGTGSEVARGAIVIVDDGRKLGFHSWHLVPKTALLDPELTLGLPPMLTAATGMDAIAHCMETFMAPPFNPPADGIALDGLTRGWAHIERATQDGSDREARLNMMSASMQGAMAFQKGLGCVHSLSHSLGGVNPRLHHGTLNAMFLPAVIRFNSEAESMKKERRLDRMAHAMGLGSGAEVPGAITAMNARLGLPSGLAAMGVTPDLFDKVIEGALADHCHKTNPRLASVDDYLQILTQAM, encoded by the coding sequence ATGGCCCAGATTCTTTACATCACCAACATCCTCATCGAGTTTGGCGCGCTGGCGCAGCTGGCCGCCGAATGTGAGCGCACCGGGATACGCCGGCCCTTGATCGTGACGGACGCGGGGGTGAAGGCTGCGGGCTTGCTGGCCAAGACCGAAGCCGCCTTGCCGGGCGTGTCGTTTGCGGTGTTTGCCGACACACCTTCCAACCCCACCGAGGCAGCGGTTCGGGCAGCGGTGGAGGTGTACCGGCAAGGCGATTGCGACGGCCTGATCGCTCTGGGCGGTGGCAGCGCCATCGATTGCGCCAAAGGTGTGGCCATTGCTTCCGCGCACGAAGGCCCACTGAAAACCTACGCCACGATCGAAGGTGGCTCACCCAAAATCACCGACCGTGTCCCGCCCCTGATCGCGATTCCCACCACCGCCGGCACCGGCAGCGAAGTGGCGCGAGGCGCCATCGTGATCGTGGACGATGGCCGCAAGCTGGGCTTTCACAGCTGGCACCTGGTGCCCAAGACCGCCCTGCTTGACCCCGAACTCACCCTGGGGCTGCCGCCCATGCTCACGGCCGCCACCGGGATGGACGCGATTGCCCATTGCATGGAAACCTTCATGGCGCCGCCTTTCAATCCACCGGCCGACGGCATTGCGCTCGATGGCCTGACCCGTGGTTGGGCACACATCGAGCGCGCCACGCAAGACGGCAGCGACCGCGAGGCGCGGCTCAACATGATGAGCGCCAGCATGCAGGGCGCGATGGCGTTTCAGAAAGGGCTGGGCTGTGTGCATTCGCTCAGTCACAGCCTGGGCGGCGTGAACCCCCGTTTGCACCACGGCACGTTGAACGCCATGTTTTTGCCCGCCGTGATCCGGTTCAACAGCGAGGCCGAATCCATGAAAAAGGAGCGCCGCCTGGATCGCATGGCCCATGCCATGGGCCTGGGCAGCGGCGCCGAAGTCCCCGGGGCTATCACCGCCATGAACGCCCGACTGGGATTGCCCTCGGGCCTGGCCGCCATGGGCGTGACCCCCGATCTGTTCGACAAGGTGATTGAAGGCGCGCTCGCCGACCATTGCCACAAGACCAACCCACGGCTGGCCAGCGTGGACGACTACCTGCAAATCCTGACACAAGCCATGTGA
- a CDS encoding DUF922 domain-containing protein produces the protein MRLFTLFTLPRSSWNVRRSIWICCAFGWLAQPALAEVSESLQYRYYTVSPYGKEALWQAMDRASPIREKGQVFRGDTRWQVVWDLRWEQGTSGRCALTRVQTTLHATITLPQISGDWDAGTRARFIRYATALRQHELGHVDSGREAARAIDRRLSAFPVMSSCHALEQAANAAGFELLEQARQRDLALDQRTGHGRSEGVVLPD, from the coding sequence ATGCGCCTGTTCACCCTCTTTACCCTGCCCCGCTCCAGCTGGAACGTGCGCCGGTCCATCTGGATCTGCTGCGCGTTCGGATGGCTGGCGCAACCCGCTCTGGCCGAGGTGAGTGAAAGCCTGCAATACCGGTACTACACCGTCTCGCCCTATGGCAAAGAAGCCTTGTGGCAGGCGATGGACCGTGCATCGCCGATCCGGGAAAAGGGGCAGGTGTTTCGCGGCGATACCCGGTGGCAGGTGGTCTGGGACCTTCGCTGGGAACAGGGCACCAGTGGACGGTGTGCGCTCACCCGGGTGCAGACCACGTTGCACGCCACCATCACCTTGCCCCAGATCAGCGGGGACTGGGATGCAGGAACGCGTGCTCGCTTCATTCGGTATGCCACTGCTTTGCGGCAACATGAACTGGGGCATGTGGATTCGGGGCGCGAGGCCGCGCGCGCAATTGATCGCCGCCTGAGTGCTTTTCCCGTGATGTCTTCTTGCCATGCCCTGGAGCAGGCCGCCAACGCCGCAGGCTTCGAGCTGTTGGAGCAAGCTCGTCAGCGCGACCTCGCCCTCGACCAGCGCACCGGTCACGGGCGCAGCGAAGGGGTGGTCTTGCCCGACTGA
- a CDS encoding DUF533 domain-containing protein: MTPDHPQQALLTVALMAAFADGHKADAEREAIRNMAQRLDESTGTQVLAGLYQDVLLKRVALDDALAQLQDPGQRQLAYEMAVAVCDADGRQSAAEVQFLTDLKSKLGLSEAATEAFDQAAEAVVAAGEGAVPALSSNTPPARPANHAPLEPELDSLILNAAKINGALELLPQSWASMAIIPLQVRMVYNIGQAHGVQLDQGHIKEFIAAVGVGVTSQYLEQFGRKLLGGLLGKVAGGLVGGLGRAATGAAFSFASTYALGQVAKRYYAGGRQMSTALLQETFQSLMEPAKRLQAQHMPQIQDTAQSLDMSKVLGMVRGQ, translated from the coding sequence ATGACACCCGATCACCCGCAACAAGCCCTGCTGACTGTCGCCCTCATGGCGGCCTTCGCCGACGGCCACAAGGCCGACGCCGAGCGAGAAGCCATTCGGAACATGGCGCAGCGCCTGGACGAATCAACGGGAACCCAGGTTTTGGCCGGGCTGTACCAGGACGTGTTGCTCAAACGGGTTGCGCTGGACGATGCGCTGGCTCAATTGCAAGACCCGGGCCAACGGCAGCTGGCCTATGAAATGGCGGTGGCCGTGTGCGATGCCGATGGGCGGCAAAGCGCTGCCGAAGTTCAATTCTTGACCGATCTCAAAAGCAAACTCGGCCTGAGCGAAGCGGCGACCGAAGCTTTTGACCAGGCCGCCGAGGCGGTGGTGGCCGCGGGCGAGGGTGCAGTACCCGCGCTCAGCTCAAATACACCGCCGGCACGGCCTGCCAACCATGCGCCTCTCGAGCCCGAGCTGGACAGCCTCATCCTCAATGCCGCCAAAATCAACGGCGCACTGGAATTGCTGCCGCAGTCCTGGGCGTCCATGGCCATCATTCCGCTGCAGGTTCGCATGGTCTACAACATTGGCCAGGCCCATGGCGTGCAGCTTGATCAGGGCCATATCAAGGAGTTCATAGCGGCGGTGGGCGTCGGCGTGACCTCGCAATACCTCGAACAGTTTGGGCGCAAGCTCCTGGGGGGGCTGCTGGGCAAGGTGGCGGGCGGCCTGGTTGGCGGGCTGGGTCGAGCCGCTACGGGGGCGGCGTTTTCCTTTGCTTCTACCTACGCCCTGGGCCAGGTCGCCAAACGTTACTACGCCGGCGGGCGCCAGATGAGCACCGCGCTGCTGCAAGAGACGTTTCAAAGCCTGATGGAGCCCGCCAAACGGCTGCAGGCACAACACATGCCGCAGATACAGGACACCGCGCAGTCCCTGGACATGAGCAAAGTGCTGGGCATGGTGCGCGGCCAGTGA
- a CDS encoding alpha/beta hydrolase, with protein sequence MSKHSNPRALLTPAMRGLLDRVARAGHPPMHALSPSQAKQAYAAGAGVLDIPLHKLPRVESLQIPTRDGAQINAELYAPAAEQPLPVLLYFHGGGFTVGSVATHEPLCRHLAHLAHCAVVSVDYRLAPEWKFPTAVDDAWDSLAWLRDNAPQLRLDASRLAVGGDSAGGTLAAATAIEARDAGWPLALQMLFYPGTGGHQHTPSHKTFGHGFMLETAHIDYFFGHYLRGAEDRNDWRFAPLDGVDATGEVRDLERLAPAWIGLAECDPLTDEGLLYADRLRLAGVAVDIEIYPGMVHGFIQFGRALPQALTSHMDAARALRHAWSG encoded by the coding sequence ATGTCCAAACACTCCAACCCGAGAGCCTTGCTCACCCCCGCCATGCGTGGCCTTCTGGATCGGGTGGCCCGCGCCGGCCACCCGCCCATGCACGCCCTCTCGCCATCTCAGGCCAAACAGGCCTACGCAGCGGGTGCCGGTGTGCTCGATATCCCTCTGCACAAACTGCCCCGAGTGGAAAGCCTGCAGATTCCGACCCGCGACGGCGCCCAGATCAACGCTGAGCTTTACGCGCCTGCCGCTGAGCAGCCACTGCCGGTCTTGCTGTACTTCCACGGGGGCGGGTTCACCGTGGGCAGCGTGGCCACCCACGAGCCTTTGTGTCGCCATCTGGCCCACCTGGCCCATTGCGCAGTGGTTTCGGTGGACTACCGGCTGGCGCCCGAATGGAAGTTCCCCACAGCGGTGGACGACGCCTGGGACAGTCTGGCCTGGCTGCGCGACAACGCACCCCAGCTGAGGCTGGACGCGAGCCGGCTGGCGGTGGGCGGCGACAGCGCGGGCGGCACGCTGGCCGCCGCCACGGCCATTGAAGCGCGCGACGCAGGCTGGCCGCTGGCTTTGCAGATGCTGTTTTACCCGGGAACGGGCGGGCACCAGCACACGCCGTCCCACAAGACCTTTGGCCATGGCTTCATGCTGGAGACAGCCCACATCGACTACTTCTTTGGGCACTACCTGCGCGGAGCCGAGGACCGCAATGACTGGCGCTTTGCGCCGCTTGATGGCGTGGATGCCACGGGTGAAGTGCGTGATCTGGAGCGCTTGGCACCGGCCTGGATCGGTCTCGCTGAATGTGACCCTCTGACAGATGAAGGCCTTTTGTACGCCGATCGTTTGCGCCTGGCGGGCGTGGCGGTAGACATCGAAATCTACCCGGGCATGGTCCACGGCTTCATCCAGTTCGGACGCGCCCTACCGCAAGCGCTCACCAGCCACATGGACGCGGCCCGCGCCCTGCGCCACGCCTGGAGCGGCTGA
- the cysK gene encoding cysteine synthase A, producing MKAQNILETIGRTPHVRINSLFGSAKQQVWIKSERSNPGGSIKDRIALAMIEDAEKSGVLKAGGTIVEPTSGNTGVGLAMVAAVKGYKLVLVMPDSMSIERRRLMLAYGASFDLTPKEKGMKGAIARAEEIVAATPGAWMPQQFNNPANTAVHARTTAQEILADFPDGIDVLITGVGTGGHLSGCAEVLKAQWPQLKVYAVEPVASPVISGGSPAPHPIQGIGAGFIPGNLNTQLLDGVILVDAEPAREMARRCASEEGMLVGISSGATLAAIAQKLPDLAPDAVVLGFNYDTGERYLSVEGFLPA from the coding sequence ATGAAAGCCCAAAACATTCTTGAGACCATTGGTCGCACCCCCCATGTGCGCATCAACAGCCTTTTTGGCAGCGCCAAGCAGCAGGTCTGGATCAAATCCGAGCGCAGCAACCCGGGTGGTTCGATCAAGGACCGCATCGCCCTGGCCATGATCGAAGACGCCGAGAAATCAGGCGTGCTGAAGGCCGGCGGCACCATCGTGGAGCCCACTTCGGGCAACACGGGCGTGGGCCTGGCCATGGTGGCTGCGGTCAAGGGTTACAAGCTGGTGCTCGTCATGCCCGACAGCATGTCCATCGAGCGCCGCCGCCTGATGCTGGCCTACGGCGCGAGCTTTGACCTCACGCCCAAGGAAAAAGGCATGAAAGGCGCAATCGCGCGCGCAGAAGAAATCGTGGCAGCGACACCCGGCGCCTGGATGCCGCAGCAGTTCAACAACCCGGCCAACACCGCGGTCCATGCACGCACCACCGCCCAGGAAATCCTGGCAGACTTTCCCGATGGCATCGATGTGCTGATCACCGGCGTGGGCACGGGTGGCCACCTGAGCGGTTGCGCCGAGGTGCTGAAGGCCCAGTGGCCCCAGCTCAAGGTGTATGCGGTGGAGCCTGTCGCTTCGCCCGTGATTTCGGGCGGGTCACCAGCGCCCCACCCTATCCAGGGCATTGGCGCAGGCTTTATTCCCGGCAATCTGAACACCCAGTTGCTCGATGGTGTGATTCTGGTCGACGCCGAGCCGGCGCGTGAGATGGCGCGCCGCTGCGCGAGCGAAGAAGGCATGCTGGTTGGCATTTCATCGGGTGCAACGCTGGCTGCCATTGCGCAGAAGTTGCCCGACCTGGCCCCCGACGCCGTGGTGTTGGGTTTCAACTATGACACCGGCGAACGCTACCTATCGGTAGAAGGCTTTTTGCCCGCCTGA
- a CDS encoding septation protein A, translating into MRFLIDFFPIALFVGAYKLYDIYTATAVLMAATLLQSSIIYAVDRKLQTLQKVTLALVIVFGVLTLALHDERFIKWKPTVLYSSMAIVLGAALWGWKKNFLQMLLGTQLSLPAAVWARLTVIWIGYFLFMAAINAYVATYYSTEDWVNFKLWGYAFPVIFIVGQGLYIARFINDDADKETEVKNHE; encoded by the coding sequence ATGCGCTTTTTGATTGACTTCTTTCCCATTGCCCTGTTCGTGGGTGCCTACAAGCTGTACGACATCTACACCGCCACTGCGGTGCTCATGGCCGCCACCCTGTTGCAGAGCAGCATCATCTACGCCGTCGACCGCAAGCTGCAAACGCTGCAAAAGGTCACGCTGGCGCTGGTGATCGTTTTTGGGGTGCTGACCCTGGCGCTGCACGATGAACGGTTCATCAAGTGGAAGCCCACGGTGCTGTACTCCAGCATGGCCATCGTGCTCGGAGCGGCCCTGTGGGGCTGGAAAAAGAACTTCCTCCAGATGCTGCTCGGCACCCAGCTCAGCCTGCCCGCCGCGGTGTGGGCGCGCCTGACCGTGATCTGGATCGGGTATTTCCTGTTCATGGCCGCGATCAACGCGTACGTCGCCACCTACTACTCCACCGAAGACTGGGTGAATTTCAAACTCTGGGGTTATGCCTTCCCGGTGATTTTCATCGTGGGCCAGGGCCTCTACATTGCCCGGTTCAT
- a CDS encoding YbgC/FadM family acyl-CoA thioesterase — MTLKRSDFRFFHRLRVRWAEVDMQKIVFNAHYLMYFDTAIADYWRALALPYQPTMDALEGDLYVVKATVEFHASARVDDQVEVAMKCSRIGTSSMVFTGAIFRGEEHLISGEIVYVFADPSTQTSRPVPPVLRETLLGYEAGEPMVRIEVGDWATLGKDAQRLRAAVFVEEQRIPKELESDAADQTAMHAVAFNRLGWCVATGRMVPAGPGVAKVGRMAVDRVLRGGQLGRQVLEALADAAKARGEREVVLHAQRSAEGFYDRLGFMRQGEPYEEAGIPHITMSRSLR, encoded by the coding sequence ATGACACTCAAACGCTCCGATTTCCGCTTCTTCCACCGCCTGCGCGTTCGCTGGGCCGAGGTCGACATGCAAAAAATCGTGTTCAACGCCCACTACCTGATGTACTTTGACACCGCCATTGCCGACTACTGGCGCGCACTGGCTTTGCCCTACCAACCGACCATGGATGCACTGGAAGGTGATCTCTACGTGGTGAAGGCCACGGTGGAGTTTCACGCTTCGGCACGGGTCGATGATCAGGTCGAGGTGGCCATGAAATGCAGCCGCATTGGCACATCGTCGATGGTATTCACCGGGGCCATTTTCCGGGGCGAAGAACACTTGATCTCTGGCGAAATCGTTTACGTGTTCGCCGATCCCTCCACCCAGACGTCGCGCCCGGTTCCACCCGTATTGCGCGAGACGTTGCTGGGATATGAGGCCGGCGAGCCCATGGTTCGCATCGAGGTGGGCGACTGGGCCACACTGGGTAAAGATGCCCAGCGCCTGCGGGCTGCGGTGTTCGTGGAAGAGCAGCGCATCCCCAAAGAACTGGAATCGGATGCGGCCGACCAGACCGCCATGCACGCCGTGGCGTTCAACCGGCTGGGCTGGTGCGTGGCCACCGGGCGCATGGTGCCTGCCGGGCCCGGGGTGGCGAAGGTGGGTCGCATGGCCGTGGACCGGGTGCTTCGAGGAGGGCAGCTGGGGCGCCAGGTGCTGGAGGCCTTGGCGGATGCGGCGAAAGCCCGGGGGGAGCGGGAAGTGGTGCTGCACGCCCAACGCAGCGCTGAAGGGTTTTACGACCGGCTCGGCTTCATGCGCCAGGGCGAGCCTTATGAAGAGGCGGGTATTCCCCACATCACCATGAGCCGTTCGCTGCGCTGA